Proteins co-encoded in one Methylobacterium sp. WL1 genomic window:
- a CDS encoding M20 family metallopeptidase, whose product MTERDAAAIRWLEGQEGAMLALLEELVNIDSGSYDKAGVDAVGARIAFFLAEHGVSVTTIPVEDYGDALKAQVAGSGGANRPVVLMGHRDTVFPKGEVAHRPFRITEGRAYGPGVADMKAGLVMNAFVLAAYQQAGGAPVPLVGLFTSDEEIGSPACRPIIEETARGARAVLNAEPGRPSGNVVTGRKGGVFMHMEVHGKAAHSGGNYADGRSAIGELAHKITALHAITDLDRGITVNVGLVSGGQSVNTVAPRATCEIDLRYVTPADRDAAMGRIAAIVDGATVPDTRAQLTIKGEFLPLVQDEASRALFETYAQVSAQHGVRIEGEFAGGCADSGFTASVGCPTLCAVGPVGGKAHSPEEYLEVASLVPRARAIAETVSAMAA is encoded by the coding sequence ATGACCGAGAGAGACGCCGCCGCGATCCGCTGGCTCGAAGGACAGGAGGGCGCCATGCTGGCCCTGCTCGAGGAGCTGGTGAACATCGATTCCGGCTCCTACGACAAGGCCGGGGTCGACGCGGTCGGCGCCCGCATCGCGTTCTTCCTGGCCGAGCACGGCGTCTCGGTCACCACCATCCCGGTGGAGGATTACGGCGACGCGCTGAAGGCGCAGGTCGCCGGATCCGGCGGCGCGAACCGGCCGGTCGTGCTGATGGGCCACCGCGACACGGTCTTCCCGAAGGGCGAGGTCGCCCACCGGCCGTTCCGGATCACGGAGGGCCGCGCCTACGGGCCGGGCGTCGCCGACATGAAGGCCGGGCTGGTCATGAACGCCTTCGTGCTGGCGGCCTACCAGCAGGCCGGTGGCGCGCCGGTGCCGCTGGTAGGCCTGTTCACGAGCGACGAGGAGATCGGCTCGCCGGCCTGCCGGCCGATCATCGAGGAGACCGCCCGCGGCGCCCGCGCGGTGCTCAACGCCGAGCCTGGCCGGCCGTCCGGGAACGTCGTCACCGGCCGCAAGGGCGGTGTGTTCATGCACATGGAGGTCCACGGCAAGGCTGCCCATTCCGGCGGCAACTACGCCGACGGGCGCAGCGCCATCGGCGAGCTCGCCCACAAGATTACCGCGCTCCACGCGATCACCGATCTCGACCGTGGCATCACGGTGAATGTCGGGCTGGTCTCGGGCGGCCAGTCGGTAAACACCGTGGCGCCCCGGGCGACCTGCGAGATCGACCTGCGCTACGTCACCCCGGCGGACCGGGACGCGGCCATGGGCCGGATCGCCGCGATAGTGGACGGTGCGACCGTGCCGGATACCCGGGCGCAGCTGACCATCAAGGGCGAGTTCCTGCCCCTGGTGCAGGACGAGGCCTCGCGCGCGCTGTTCGAGACCTACGCGCAGGTCAGCGCGCAGCATGGAGTCCGGATCGAGGGCGAGTTCGCCGGCGGCTGCGCCGATTCCGGCTTCACCGCGAGCGTCGGGTGCCCGACGCTGTGCGCGGTCGGGCCGGTCGGCGGCAAGGCGCACTCGCCCGAGGAATATCTGGAGGTGGCGAGCCTCGTCCCCCGGGCGCGCGCCATCGCCGAGACGGTCTCGGCGATGGCGGCCTGA
- the glmS gene encoding glutamine--fructose-6-phosphate transaminase (isomerizing), translating into MCGIVGIVGRDAVAGQVIEALRRLEYRGYDSAGIATLEHGQLARRRASGKLVNLEARLAQEPLTGMIGIGHTRWATHGRPNETNAHPHATKRLAVVHNGIIENFRELKAELEADGIVFESQTDTEVVAQLVSRNMDRQMSPVDAVAAALPRLRGAFALAFIFSGEENLLIGARHGAPLAVGFGQGETYLGSDALALAPFTDAITYLDEGDWAILTRDSAEIRDQSGARVERPRQKIATQAYRIDKGEYRHFMAKEIHEQPEVVGRTLAHYVDMANGRVMLPEALPFDFAKLSRVYITACGTAFYAGLVARYWFEQVARLPVEIDVASEARYREAPLEKDGLTLVISQSGETADTLASLRYAKSQGQHTLSVVNVPTSTIARESSVVMPTLAGPEIGVASTKAFSCQLTVLLCLAIAAGRARGTLDEAGERRLVDALIKAPGLMAEALTRESEIELLARDVAKARDVLYLGRGTSYPMALEGALKLKEISYIHAEGYAAGELKHGPIALIDESVPVIVIAPHDAVFEKTVSNMQEVAARGGRIVLIGDAKGAAEHGLDTMATVTMPDLDPTVAPIVYAVPIQLVAYHTAVFMGKDVDQPRNLAKSVTVE; encoded by the coding sequence ATGTGCGGCATCGTCGGCATCGTCGGGCGCGACGCGGTGGCGGGGCAGGTGATCGAGGCCCTGCGGCGGCTCGAATACCGCGGCTACGATTCCGCCGGCATCGCCACCCTGGAGCACGGGCAGCTGGCGCGCCGCCGCGCCTCGGGCAAGCTGGTCAACCTGGAGGCTCGGCTCGCGCAGGAGCCGCTCACCGGCATGATCGGCATCGGCCACACCCGCTGGGCGACCCACGGCCGGCCCAACGAGACCAACGCCCACCCGCACGCCACCAAGCGCCTCGCCGTCGTCCATAACGGCATCATCGAGAATTTCCGCGAGCTGAAGGCCGAGCTGGAGGCCGACGGCATCGTGTTCGAGAGCCAGACCGACACCGAGGTCGTGGCCCAGCTGGTCAGCCGCAACATGGACCGGCAGATGAGCCCGGTCGACGCGGTCGCCGCCGCCCTGCCGCGGCTGCGCGGCGCCTTCGCGCTGGCCTTCATCTTCTCCGGGGAGGAGAACCTGCTGATCGGCGCCCGCCACGGCGCGCCGCTCGCGGTCGGCTTCGGCCAGGGCGAGACCTATCTCGGCTCCGACGCCCTGGCGCTCGCCCCGTTCACCGACGCCATCACCTATCTCGACGAGGGCGACTGGGCGATCCTGACTCGGGACAGCGCCGAGATCCGCGACCAGTCCGGCGCCCGCGTCGAGCGCCCGCGCCAGAAGATCGCCACGCAGGCCTACCGGATCGACAAGGGCGAGTACCGCCACTTCATGGCGAAGGAGATCCACGAGCAGCCCGAGGTGGTGGGCCGCACGCTCGCCCACTACGTCGACATGGCCAACGGCCGAGTGATGCTGCCCGAGGCGCTGCCGTTCGACTTCGCCAAGCTCAGCCGCGTCTACATCACCGCCTGCGGCACGGCGTTCTATGCCGGTCTCGTAGCGCGCTACTGGTTCGAGCAGGTGGCGCGCTTACCCGTGGAGATCGACGTCGCCTCCGAGGCCCGCTACCGCGAGGCGCCGCTCGAGAAGGACGGGCTGACGCTGGTCATCTCGCAATCGGGCGAGACCGCCGACACCCTGGCCTCGCTGCGCTACGCCAAGAGCCAGGGCCAGCACACGCTCAGCGTCGTCAACGTGCCGACCTCGACCATCGCGCGGGAATCCTCCGTGGTGATGCCGACGCTCGCCGGCCCCGAGATCGGCGTCGCCTCGACCAAGGCGTTCTCGTGCCAGCTCACCGTGCTGCTGTGCCTGGCCATCGCGGCCGGCCGGGCGCGGGGCACGCTGGACGAGGCCGGGGAGCGCCGGCTGGTGGACGCTCTGATCAAGGCGCCGGGCCTGATGGCGGAGGCGCTGACCCGCGAATCGGAGATCGAGCTGCTGGCCCGGGACGTCGCGAAAGCGCGGGACGTGCTCTATCTCGGCCGCGGCACCAGCTACCCGATGGCGCTGGAGGGCGCACTGAAGCTGAAGGAGATCAGCTACATCCACGCCGAGGGCTACGCGGCGGGCGAGCTGAAGCACGGTCCGATCGCGCTGATCGACGAGAGCGTGCCGGTGATCGTGATCGCGCCCCACGACGCGGTGTTCGAGAAGACGGTGTCGAACATGCAGGAGGTCGCCGCCCGGGGCGGGCGGATCGTGCTGATCGGCGACGCCAAGGGCGCGGCCGAGCACGGGCTCGACACCATGGCCACCGTGACCATGCCGGACCTCGACCCCACGGTGGCACCGATCGTGTACGCGGTGCCGATCCAGCTGGTGGCCTACCACACCGCGGTGTTCATGGGGAAAGACGTCGACCAGCCCCGGAACCTCGCCAAGTCGGTCACCGTGGAGTAG
- a CDS encoding bile acid:sodium symporter family protein: protein MLLNRLFPVCAVLAAATAYFAPDVFLPVLPHVAILLAVIMFALGVTLTPADFGRILARPAPVVAGVVVHYLVMPAAAWAIAHALGMGTELTTGMVLVGSVASGTSSTLMVYIAGGDVALSVTIATASTLVGLVATPLLVRLYVDAAVPVDVAGLLASLVEIVAAPVALGLALNRLAPRLVGRIERALPAVSMIAILLIIGAVVAGSGASIAAVGPLVLLAVVLHNGAGLVCGYWSGRLLGFDEGTCRTLALEVGMQNSGLAAALGKLYFSPLAALPGAVFSVWHNLSGSVLASHWSGRNAAIVTRGPAPS, encoded by the coding sequence ATGCTGCTCAACCGCTTGTTTCCCGTCTGCGCCGTCCTGGCAGCGGCCACGGCCTATTTCGCGCCGGACGTGTTCCTGCCGGTGCTCCCGCACGTCGCAATCTTGCTGGCCGTGATCATGTTCGCCCTCGGCGTGACGCTGACGCCCGCGGATTTCGGCCGGATCCTGGCCCGGCCCGCGCCGGTCGTGGCCGGGGTGGTCGTCCACTACCTCGTGATGCCTGCCGCCGCCTGGGCCATCGCCCACGCCCTCGGCATGGGCACCGAGCTCACGACCGGCATGGTGCTGGTCGGCAGCGTCGCCAGCGGCACGAGCTCCACCCTGATGGTCTACATCGCCGGTGGCGATGTCGCGCTGTCGGTGACGATCGCCACGGCGTCGACGCTGGTGGGTCTCGTGGCGACGCCGCTGCTGGTGCGCCTCTACGTCGACGCCGCCGTGCCGGTGGACGTGGCGGGGCTCCTGGCCAGCCTCGTGGAGATCGTGGCCGCGCCGGTGGCTCTGGGGCTGGCGCTCAACCGGCTCGCGCCGCGACTCGTCGGGCGCATCGAGCGGGCTCTGCCCGCCGTGTCGATGATCGCCATCCTGCTGATCATCGGCGCCGTCGTGGCCGGCAGCGGGGCGAGCATCGCGGCCGTCGGCCCACTCGTGCTGCTGGCGGTAGTGTTGCACAACGGAGCCGGTCTGGTCTGCGGCTACTGGAGCGGGCGCCTGCTCGGCTTCGATGAGGGCACCTGCCGAACCTTGGCCCTGGAAGTCGGCATGCAGAATTCCGGCCTCGCGGCGGCGCTGGGCAAGCTCTATTTCTCGCCGCTGGCCGCCCTGCCGGGCGCGGTCTTTTCCGTGTGGCACAACCTGTCGGGCTCGGTACTCGCCAGTCACTGGTCGGGACGGAACGCAGCCATCGTCACGCGCGGGCCCGCGCCCTCATAA
- the rpoN gene encoding RNA polymerase factor sigma-54 gives MSLVQRLEVRQGQALVMTPQLLQAIKLLQLSHLDLAAYVETELERNPLLERAEAEGPATGDAEAAGPSSEASGESFDASDPDSWQPPELNPSRGEIETDFDARLDNVFPDDAPTQVQESSAGDMLSLTPPPYGSSGGSFDSEAPDFEAALTAEISLRDHLAGQLELATRDPVERLIGGFLIDAVDEAGYLRETVEGVAQRLGADADTVARVLTQVQSFDPPGIAARDLAECLAIQLRERDRYDPAMQALVSRLDLVAKRDFTALRRLCGVDDEDLVEMLGEIRRLDPKPGRAFGSSAVEVLIPDVFVRAAPDGSWLVELNSEALPRVLVNQSYYARVVRGASAEGDKAFLSEALQNANWLTRSLEQRARTILKVATEIVRQQDGFFVHGVTHLRPLNLKTVAEAIGMHESTVSRVTSNKAIGTSRGTLEMKYFFTAAIPGAAGMAAHSSEAVRHRIKQLVDGETPDDVLSDDALVQKLRGEGVDIARRTVAKYRESLRIPSSIERRREHYAHGSAHHGALALR, from the coding sequence ATGAGTTTGGTGCAACGGCTGGAAGTGCGTCAGGGCCAAGCCCTGGTAATGACGCCGCAGCTCCTGCAAGCGATCAAACTCCTGCAACTGTCGCATCTCGATCTCGCCGCCTATGTCGAGACCGAGCTGGAGCGGAACCCTCTTCTGGAACGCGCCGAAGCCGAGGGACCCGCGACCGGTGACGCTGAAGCGGCCGGTCCGTCGAGCGAGGCCTCAGGCGAGTCGTTCGACGCATCAGATCCCGATTCGTGGCAGCCGCCGGAGCTCAATCCGAGCCGCGGTGAGATCGAGACCGATTTCGACGCGCGGCTCGACAACGTCTTCCCCGACGACGCCCCCACGCAGGTCCAGGAATCCTCCGCGGGCGACATGCTCTCGTTGACCCCGCCGCCCTACGGCAGCAGCGGCGGCAGCTTCGATTCCGAGGCGCCGGATTTCGAGGCGGCCCTGACGGCCGAGATCTCCCTGCGGGACCACCTCGCGGGCCAGCTCGAGCTGGCGACGCGGGATCCGGTGGAGCGGCTAATCGGCGGCTTCCTGATCGACGCGGTCGACGAGGCCGGATACCTGCGCGAGACGGTGGAGGGCGTGGCCCAGCGCCTCGGCGCGGACGCCGACACGGTGGCTCGGGTGCTGACCCAGGTCCAGAGCTTCGACCCGCCCGGCATCGCCGCCCGGGACCTCGCCGAGTGCCTGGCGATCCAGCTGCGCGAGCGCGACCGGTATGACCCGGCGATGCAGGCCCTGGTCTCCCGTCTAGACCTCGTGGCCAAGCGCGATTTCACCGCCCTGCGCCGTCTGTGCGGCGTGGACGATGAGGATCTCGTCGAGATGCTGGGCGAGATCCGAAGGCTCGATCCAAAGCCCGGACGGGCCTTCGGATCGAGCGCCGTCGAAGTGCTGATCCCGGACGTGTTCGTGCGCGCCGCCCCGGACGGGTCCTGGCTGGTCGAGCTCAACAGCGAGGCGCTGCCGCGGGTGCTGGTCAACCAGAGCTACTATGCCCGGGTCGTGCGCGGCGCCTCCGCCGAGGGCGACAAGGCTTTCCTGTCCGAGGCGCTGCAGAACGCCAACTGGCTCACCCGGTCGCTGGAACAGCGTGCCCGCACGATCCTGAAGGTCGCCACCGAGATCGTGCGCCAGCAGGACGGGTTCTTCGTCCACGGCGTCACGCATCTGCGCCCCCTGAACCTCAAGACCGTGGCCGAGGCGATCGGCATGCACGAATCGACCGTGTCCCGGGTGACCTCCAACAAGGCGATCGGGACGAGCCGCGGCACCCTGGAGATGAAGTACTTCTTCACCGCCGCGATCCCGGGCGCGGCCGGCATGGCGGCCCATTCGTCGGAAGCCGTGCGCCACCGGATCAAGCAGCTCGTCGACGGCGAGACGCCGGACGACGTGCTCTCCGACGACGCGCTGGTGCAGAAGCTGCGCGGCGAGGGTGTCGACATCGCCCGCCGGACCGTAGCCAAGTACCGGGAATCGTTGCGGATCCCGAGTTCGATCGAGCGCCGCCGCGAGCATTACGCTCACGGCTCGGCCCATCACGGGGCTCTGGCACTGCGCTGA